Proteins encoded in a region of the Triticum dicoccoides isolate Atlit2015 ecotype Zavitan chromosome 3A, WEW_v2.0, whole genome shotgun sequence genome:
- the LOC119269733 gene encoding peroxisome biogenesis protein 7-like: protein MPSFKAPAPGFSVRFSPFHEHRLLAATSQHFGLVGNGHLLVLDLSAAGPGGPGLTPLFSFPTSDALFDCAWSESHDSLCAAASGDGSVRLFDVTLPPAQNPVRLLREHAREVHGIDWNPVRRDAFLSASWDDTLKLWSPDRPASVRTFRGHEYCVYAAAWSARHPDIFASASGDHTARVWDVREPGPTLVIPAHDHEVLSLDWDKYDPSILATGSVDKSIRIWDVRSPQAPLAQLAGHGYAVKRVKFSPHRQGMLMSCSYDMTVCMWDYRKEDALLQRYGHHTEFVAGIDMSVLTDGLLASTGWDEMIYVWPFGSDPRAM, encoded by the coding sequence ATGCCGTCGTTCAAGGCCCCGGCGCCGGGCTTCTCCGTCCGCTTCAGCCCGTTCCACGAGCATCGCCTCCTCGCTGCCACCTCGCAGCACTTCGGTCTCGTCGGCAACGGGCACCTCCTGGTTCTCGACCTCTCCGCCGCCGGGCCCGGCGGGCCCGGCCTCACCCCGCTCTTCTCCTTCCCCACCTCCGACGCGCTCTTCGACTGCGCGTGGTCCGAGTCCCACGACTCCCTCTGCGCCGCCGCGTCGGGGGACGGCTCCGTGCGGCTCTTCGACGTCACGCTGCCGCCGGCGCAGAACCCCGTCCGCCTCCTCCGGGAGCACGCGCGGGAGGTCCACGGGATCGATTGGAACCCCGTCCGCCGCGACGCCTTCCTCTCCGCCTCCTGGGACGACACCCTCAAGCTCTGGTCCCCCGACCGCCCCGCCTCCGTCCGCACCTTCCGCGGCCACGAGTACTGCGTCTACGCCGCCGCGTGGTCGGCCCGGCACCCGGACATCTTCGCGTCGGCGTCCGGCGACCACACGGCCCGCGTCTGGGACGTGCGGGAGCCGGGGCCCACCCTCGTCATCCCGGCCCACGACCACGAGGTGCTCTCCCTGGATTGGGACAAGTACGACCCGTCCATCCTGGCCACCGGCTCCGTCGACAAGTCGATCCGCATCTGGGACGTCCGCTCGCCGCAGGCGCCCCTCGCCCAGCTCGCGGGGCACGGGTACGCCGTCAAGCGCGTCAAGTTCTCGCCGCATCGGCAGGGCATGCTCATGTCCTGCTCCTACGACATGACGGTCTGCATGTGGGATTACCGGAAAGAGGACGCCCTGCTGCAAAGGTACGGCCACCACACCGAGTTCGTAGCTGGGATCGACATGAGCGTGCTCACCGATGGGCTGCTCGCCAGCACCGGCTGGGACGAGATGATCTACGTTTGGCCATTTGGGAGTGATCCCAGAGCAATGTAA